In a single window of the Chondrocystis sp. NIES-4102 genome:
- a CDS encoding putative hydrogenase accessory protein HupE/UreJ protein has protein sequence MKKNQAIAKSNSVIVYGCVVVLILVTLVANISPALAHHGMGGKLPSTTMEGLLSGLAHPVIGIDHLAFVVGVGLLASLGKRMGIMIPLFIFSTAMGTIIHLQNINLPIVEIVVAASVLSVGIFLAQVYRANLSYLVLLSAIAGIFHGYAYGESIIGAQTSAVGAYLLGFCLMQLVISAIAFYVGKRVIQNSVTTQSPLSLAGLIITGVGLAFLSTSFVG, from the coding sequence ATGAAGAAAAATCAAGCGATCGCCAAATCCAATTCAGTAATCGTATATGGTTGCGTTGTGGTATTAATATTAGTTACTTTGGTGGCTAATATATCTCCTGCCTTAGCTCATCATGGAATGGGGGGAAAACTACCTAGTACTACTATGGAAGGATTGTTATCTGGTTTGGCACATCCTGTAATTGGTATTGATCATTTAGCGTTTGTGGTAGGTGTGGGGTTATTAGCCAGCTTGGGTAAAAGAATGGGAATAATGATTCCCCTGTTTATTTTTAGTACAGCTATGGGGACAATAATTCACTTGCAAAACATTAATTTACCCATAGTAGAAATAGTTGTAGCTGCTTCAGTATTGAGTGTGGGTATTTTTCTGGCGCAAGTTTATAGGGCAAATTTAAGTTATTTAGTTTTGCTAAGTGCGATCGCTGGTATATTTCATGGTTACGCCTATGGAGAATCGATTATTGGGGCGCAAACCTCAGCAGTTGGGGCATATCTGCTAGGTTTTTGTCTAATGCAATTAGTAATTAGCGCGATCGCTTTTTATGTGGGTAAAAGAGTTATACAAAATAGTGTAACTACTCAATCACCCTTAAGTCTTGCAGGCTTGATTATTACTGGCGTTGGTTTGGCTTTCCTTTCTACTAGTTTTGTGGGTTAA
- the argJ gene encoding arginine biosynthesis bifunctional protein ArgJ — protein sequence MTDWQVVNGGITAPKGFRAAGIAAGLKSTGAKDLALILSETEAIAAGVFTTSQVRAACVDYCRQLLQNKASARAILCNAGQANAATGEAGWEDAITTAKLLSQVLNIAQEEVLLASTGVIGQRIKMDALRQAIPLIVREATGQGGEDAAKAIITTDLVIKEIALETMIEDRPVRIGGIAKGSGMIAPNMATMLGFITCDAAVSTNLWQEMLKRAVNKSFNQISVDGDTSTNDSVIALANGQSRTTAITDDSPNARKLEAMLTEVCQYLAKAIARDGEGATCLIEVQVSGAQDDQAANQIAKTIVSSSLVKSAVFGRDPNWGRIAAAAGRAGVKFHQDQLTIQLGDILLMKNGQPQDFDRQAASNYLKQAAAGEYLKDDTVLITVNVGVGSGKSTAWGCDLTYKYVEINAEYTT from the coding sequence ATGACAGACTGGCAGGTAGTTAATGGCGGAATAACTGCACCTAAAGGCTTTCGAGCAGCAGGAATTGCAGCAGGGTTAAAATCGACTGGGGCAAAAGATCTCGCGTTAATTTTATCAGAAACAGAAGCGATCGCTGCTGGGGTATTTACTACTTCTCAAGTGCGTGCTGCTTGTGTAGATTATTGTCGTCAATTGCTACAAAATAAAGCTAGTGCTAGGGCAATTTTATGTAATGCAGGACAAGCTAATGCAGCTACTGGGGAGGCTGGATGGGAGGATGCGATCACCACGGCTAAGTTATTGAGCCAAGTATTAAATATTGCTCAAGAAGAGGTACTTTTGGCTTCTACGGGAGTAATAGGACAAAGAATTAAAATGGATGCTTTACGTCAAGCTATCCCTCTAATTGTTAGAGAAGCTACAGGACAAGGGGGAGAAGATGCAGCCAAGGCAATTATTACTACTGATTTGGTAATTAAGGAAATTGCTTTAGAAACGATGATTGAAGATCGCCCTGTGCGTATTGGTGGCATTGCTAAAGGATCGGGGATGATTGCGCCAAATATGGCAACTATGCTAGGGTTTATTACTTGTGACGCTGCCGTTTCCACTAATTTGTGGCAGGAGATGCTTAAACGCGCTGTTAATAAAAGTTTTAATCAGATTAGCGTTGATGGGGATACCAGTACAAATGATTCAGTAATCGCCTTAGCAAATGGACAGTCTCGGACTACAGCCATTACCGATGATAGTCCCAATGCTCGAAAACTAGAAGCGATGCTTACAGAAGTTTGTCAGTATCTAGCTAAAGCGATCGCTCGTGATGGGGAAGGTGCAACTTGTTTAATAGAAGTACAAGTATCAGGTGCGCAAGATGATCAGGCTGCGAATCAAATAGCTAAAACCATTGTAAGCTCATCTCTAGTTAAGTCTGCTGTCTTTGGACGCGATCCTAATTGGGGTAGAATTGCTGCTGCTGCTGGTAGGGCGGGAGTTAAGTTTCATCAAGATCAGTTGACTATTCAACTGGGAGATATATTATTGATGAAGAATGGTCAGCCTCAAGACTTTGACCGTCAGGCAGCTAGTAATTATCTCAAGCAAGCTGCTGCTGGGGAATATTTAAAAGATGATACTGTCTTAATTACTGTTAATGTTGGGGTAGGTTCGGGTAAAAGTACTGCTTGGGGTTGTGATTTGACTTATAAGTATGTGGAAATAAACGCCGAATACACCACATAG
- a CDS encoding putative K+-dependent Na+/Ca+ exchanger protein, translating into MTPITFLSLLAGLVLLVVGAEYLVKGASQVAAILRIPPLIIGLTIVAYGTSAPEMAVSVMSSLSGQADIAIGNVVGSNIFNVLFILGVSSLVTPLIVTRQLIRSDVPIMIGVSVLLLVFSLDGKLGKVDSIILFVGAIAYTLSLIYQSSKQKSDGEDDEFAREYGNSPEQSALTWVKNILFIFGGLALLVLGSRWLVDSAITIARSLGLSELLIGLTIVAAGTSLPELATSVVASFRGERDIAVGNVLGSNIFNILAVLGLSGIVSPDGIQVSREAIQFDIPVAIAVAFACLPIFYSGKRIDRWEGLLFLFYYAAYTGYLILYTTKNNEVLSTYINIMLWFVLPLTIITLITVSIQEKIAAKKRKGSGSL; encoded by the coding sequence GGGTGCATCTCAGGTAGCTGCTATTTTAAGAATACCACCCTTAATTATTGGACTAACTATTGTTGCTTACGGTACAAGTGCGCCAGAAATGGCAGTTAGCGTTATGTCTAGTTTATCAGGACAAGCAGACATTGCTATTGGTAATGTAGTTGGTAGTAACATTTTTAACGTACTCTTTATTCTCGGTGTATCGTCCTTAGTTACACCTTTAATTGTAACTCGTCAGTTGATTAGGTCTGATGTACCAATTATGATTGGTGTTTCAGTATTATTATTAGTATTTAGTTTAGATGGCAAACTAGGTAAAGTTGATAGTATTATTTTATTTGTTGGTGCTATAGCCTATACTTTATCTTTGATTTATCAAAGTAGTAAACAAAAAAGCGATGGAGAAGACGACGAATTTGCCAGGGAATATGGTAATTCTCCCGAACAATCAGCTTTAACTTGGGTAAAAAATATACTATTTATTTTTGGTGGATTAGCTTTACTAGTATTAGGTTCACGTTGGTTAGTAGATTCAGCTATTACCATTGCTAGAAGTTTAGGGCTTAGTGAACTATTAATTGGATTAACAATTGTAGCTGCGGGAACATCCTTACCAGAACTTGCAACCTCAGTTGTGGCTAGTTTTCGCGGAGAAAGAGATATTGCAGTAGGAAATGTATTAGGTAGTAATATTTTTAATATTTTAGCTGTTTTAGGACTTTCGGGAATAGTATCACCTGATGGTATTCAAGTTAGTAGAGAAGCAATCCAATTTGATATTCCTGTAGCGATCGCGGTTGCTTTTGCTTGCTTGCCAATTTTTTATTCTGGTAAACGTATTGATCGTTGGGAAGGATTATTGTTTTTATTTTATTATGCAGCTTATACAGGATACCTTATTTTATATACGACTAAAAATAATGAGGTGTTATCTACCTATATTAATATCATGCTATGGTTTGTTTTACCTTTAACGATAATTACTTTAATTACTGTTAGTATTCAAGAAAAAATTGCAGCTAAAAAAAGAAAAGGTAGTGGATCTTTATAA
- a CDS encoding precorrin-3B C(17)-methyltransferase, which translates to MNNSYFHQFTPIAAIATHHQAAQILTPLAQNPDIKLWLPKSVGKQDNAQYYNNSLREHLTEIWTENNAFIFCLAAGAVVRLISPLLKNKSEDPAVVVIDAQGKYVISLCSGHQGKADLLAQLVASQINATAIITGASDNLGLPAIDTLGYTYGWVKGDGNWNWVMAAISKQETIEVIQDAGSSLWQQQLPPNHSFKLNNSDSPTPNTKACIWISAKGRKITPTSDYPMVQWHPKVLWVGIGCERGTSSKLIATAIDETCKTYHLATQAIAGIATIDIKSDEVGILELCQQRNLLLKTFKAEELNQVEVPTPSQIVQQEVGTPSVAEAAAIKIAQNLIVAKQIFKSETELGAVTVAIAQSKVEYINRIGKLYLIGTGPGNLEHLTPAAKTAITEADVVIGYKLYTDLISSLVRSGQIVESSPITQEQQRARRAIELAQWGLTVAVISSGDCGIYGMAGLVLEELQATGWDGKTPQVQIIPGISALQSAASRVGAPLMHDFCAISLSDLLTPWDVIQKRLTAAASGDFITALYNPRSQQRTQQIITAQAIFAQHRQADTPVAIVHGAYRHDEQVTLTSLANMLDHPIDMLTTVIIGNTTTRNYADWMITPRGYLT; encoded by the coding sequence ATGAATAATTCCTATTTCCATCAGTTTACACCGATCGCAGCGATCGCTACTCATCATCAAGCAGCACAAATATTAACACCTTTAGCTCAAAACCCTGATATTAAACTCTGGTTGCCTAAATCAGTCGGCAAACAAGATAATGCTCAATATTACAATAATTCTCTGCGAGAACATCTGACTGAGATTTGGACAGAAAATAACGCTTTTATATTTTGTTTGGCTGCTGGGGCGGTGGTACGGTTGATCTCCCCATTACTAAAAAATAAGAGTGAAGATCCTGCGGTAGTTGTAATTGATGCCCAAGGTAAATATGTAATTAGTCTTTGTAGTGGACATCAGGGAAAAGCAGATTTATTGGCGCAATTAGTGGCAAGTCAGATTAATGCCACCGCAATTATTACAGGGGCATCTGATAATTTAGGTTTACCAGCGATCGATACCTTGGGATATACCTATGGTTGGGTAAAGGGAGATGGTAATTGGAATTGGGTAATGGCAGCCATTAGTAAACAAGAAACCATAGAAGTAATTCAAGATGCAGGTTCGAGTTTATGGCAGCAACAATTACCCCCAAACCATTCATTTAAATTAAATAATTCAGACTCCCCAACCCCTAATACTAAAGCCTGTATTTGGATCAGTGCTAAAGGACGTAAAATAACTCCCACCTCAGATTATCCTATGGTGCAGTGGCATCCAAAAGTATTGTGGGTGGGTATTGGTTGTGAAAGAGGCACATCCAGTAAATTAATAGCCACGGCAATTGATGAAACTTGTAAAACCTATCATCTGGCTACACAAGCGATCGCGGGTATAGCAACTATAGACATAAAAAGCGATGAAGTAGGAATTTTGGAATTATGCCAACAGCGTAACTTATTGCTAAAAACATTTAAAGCAGAAGAATTAAACCAAGTAGAAGTCCCAACCCCCTCTCAAATCGTCCAGCAAGAAGTTGGAACTCCTAGTGTAGCCGAAGCTGCTGCCATTAAAATTGCACAAAACTTAATTGTCGCCAAACAAATATTTAAATCTGAAACAGAATTAGGAGCAGTAACGGTAGCAATTGCCCAATCTAAAGTAGAATATATAAATAGGATAGGCAAACTATATCTTATTGGCACTGGACCAGGAAACCTAGAACATCTTACCCCTGCTGCTAAAACTGCCATAACTGAAGCTGATGTAGTAATTGGATATAAGCTTTATACCGATTTAATTAGTTCTTTAGTGCGATCTGGGCAAATTGTCGAATCTTCCCCCATCACCCAAGAACAACAAAGAGCTAGACGAGCTATTGAATTAGCCCAATGGGGTTTAACAGTCGCCGTTATTTCTTCTGGAGATTGTGGCATTTACGGCATGGCAGGTTTAGTATTAGAAGAATTACAAGCAACTGGTTGGGATGGCAAAACGCCCCAAGTACAAATAATACCAGGAATTTCAGCCCTACAGTCGGCAGCCTCGCGAGTGGGTGCGCCCTTAATGCACGATTTTTGCGCCATCAGCCTTAGTGATTTATTAACCCCTTGGGATGTTATCCAAAAGCGTCTTACCGCAGCAGCTAGTGGAGATTTTATTACCGCCCTTTATAATCCGCGATCGCAGCAACGCACCCAACAAATCATTACCGCCCAAGCTATTTTTGCCCAACATCGTCAAGCAGATACTCCTGTGGCGATCGTCCACGGGGCATATAGACATGATGAACAGGTTACTTTAACCTCGCTAGCTAATATGTTAGATCACCCCATTGATATGCTAACTACGGTGATTATAGGTAACACTACTACTCGCAATTATGCAGACTGGATGATTACCCCCAGGGGATATTTAACTTAA
- a CDS encoding heat shock protein DnaJ domain-containing protein, giving the protein MNNISQCYAILGIQPKASPEATKKAYRNLAKIWHPDRYTDNPALKAKAEIEIKKINQAYATIKDYLANGSNNIIDVDVNSSQPSVNKQQRTPEFFYQQGVAYAESQNYQDALNSFAKAIKLNADFLEAYQYRGFILSKLGYEYQADAEFRKIHQIKVRNQKSKQAGSKSNSVSQQPYTTINQPSVSKLEDIYKQSFATNPNINKSQQNKDFLQCYYQILLDNSINHLAISYSNQIFASASNEPKIQLWDLKKGQLIAILAGHTAPITCLTISQTGQTLISGSQDQTIRFWDLRSKKIIRTFGGYGDGHLGSILAVEISPDNQTLFSYGADSCLKIWDINRAREINNITVTSEITCLAVSPDGQLFTSGGLDPEINIRQTKTGQIISSINNEVGVLSIAFSPDGNLLATGSYNHQIKLWDLTTGKLIYILEGHKDRISTVVFGKDGRSIISSSWDSNIKLWQLTTGKEIASIQAHNNKINSIAIACDYQTLVSSSSDKTIKLWQCNW; this is encoded by the coding sequence ATGAATAATATCTCCCAATGTTATGCAATTCTAGGAATTCAACCTAAAGCATCTCCCGAAGCGACGAAAAAAGCTTACCGTAACCTGGCAAAAATTTGGCATCCAGATCGTTATACTGATAATCCTGCGCTAAAAGCTAAGGCTGAAATTGAGATTAAAAAGATTAATCAAGCCTACGCCACAATTAAAGACTATTTGGCTAATGGTAGCAATAATATTATAGATGTAGATGTTAATTCTTCTCAACCCTCTGTAAATAAGCAACAACGTACTCCCGAATTTTTCTATCAACAAGGGGTAGCTTACGCAGAGTCTCAAAATTATCAGGATGCTTTAAATAGTTTTGCTAAAGCTATTAAATTAAATGCCGATTTTTTAGAAGCTTATCAATATCGGGGTTTTATTTTATCTAAATTAGGTTACGAATATCAGGCTGACGCGGAATTTAGAAAAATACATCAAATTAAAGTTAGAAATCAGAAAAGTAAGCAAGCTGGCTCTAAATCTAATAGTGTTTCTCAGCAACCTTATACTACTATAAATCAGCCATCTGTATCTAAACTTGAGGACATTTATAAGCAATCTTTTGCCACAAATCCTAATATAAATAAATCACAACAAAATAAAGATTTTTTACAGTGTTACTATCAAATTTTACTAGACAATTCTATAAATCATTTAGCTATTAGTTATAGTAATCAAATATTTGCCAGTGCTAGTAACGAGCCTAAAATTCAACTTTGGGATTTAAAAAAGGGTCAGCTTATAGCTATTTTAGCAGGTCATACCGCTCCAATTACTTGCTTAACTATCAGTCAAACTGGTCAAACTTTAATTAGTGGTAGTCAAGACCAAACTATTCGTTTTTGGGATTTAAGAAGTAAAAAAATTATCAGAACTTTTGGTGGGTATGGTGATGGGCATCTGGGTAGTATTTTGGCAGTAGAAATTAGTCCAGACAATCAAACTTTATTTAGTTATGGTGCAGATAGTTGTCTAAAAATTTGGGATATAAATCGAGCTAGGGAAATTAATAATATTACAGTAACTAGTGAGATAACTTGTTTAGCAGTTAGCCCCGACGGACAACTATTTACCAGTGGTGGTTTAGATCCAGAAATAAATATTAGACAAACTAAAACAGGTCAAATTATTAGTTCAATTAATAATGAAGTAGGTGTTTTATCTATAGCTTTTAGCCCCGATGGCAATTTACTTGCAACAGGTAGTTATAATCATCAAATAAAACTGTGGGATCTAACTACAGGTAAACTAATTTATATTTTAGAAGGTCATAAAGATCGCATATCTACTGTTGTCTTTGGTAAGGATGGCAGAAGTATAATTAGTAGTAGTTGGGATAGTAATATAAAACTTTGGCAACTAACCACAGGTAAAGAAATAGCTAGTATTCAAGCTCATAATAATAAAATTAATAGCATAGCGATCGCTTGTGATTATCAGACCTTAGTTAGTAGTAGTAGCGACAAAACAATTAAGTTGTGGCAATGTAACTGGTAG
- a CDS encoding valyl-tRNA synthetase, giving the protein MTATETNLSTQYDPKQTEAKWQQYWSSKQVFKADPNHPGEPYCIVIPPPNVTGSLHMGHAFESALIDTLIRYHRLIGRNTLWLPGTDHASIAVSTIIDKQIKAEGKTRQEIGREEYLKQAWAWKEESGNTIVNQLKSLGVSADWTRERFTMDEGLSQAVKTAFIKLYEEGLIYRGNYLVNWCPESLSAVSDLEAENQEVDGHLWHFRYPLSDGSGYLEVATTRPETMLGDTGVAVNPKDERYKQYIGKTLKLPIVGREIPIIGDEFVEPEFGTGCVKVTPAHDPNDFEMGKRHNLPMINIMNKDGSLNENAGEFQGQDRFVARENVVKKLEELGNLVKVEAYRHSVPFSDRGKVPVEPLLSTQWFVKIEPLASKALSCLDEDNSPNYVPQRWKKVYRDWLVKLKDWCISRQLWWGHQIPAWYVISETGGEINDHTPFIVAYDEAQAKEKAIAQYGNDIQLEQDPDVLDTWFSSGLWPFSTMGWPEATADLDKYYPTTTLVTGFDIIFFWVARMTMMAGHFTDKMPFADVYIHGLVLDENGQKMSKSKNNGIDPLLMIDKYGADALRYTLITKVVGAGQNISFDYDRKLQESASVEASRNFANKLWNASRFVMMNLKGKTPQELGKPETNLELVDQWLRSRYYQTVKQTRTNIEVYGLGEAAKGLYEFIWNDFCDWYIELVKTRLWQDETSTSRQVAQQTLGYVLEGILTLLHPFMPHITEEIWQTLTKAEGKQTLALQTYPEVVEEFINPQLEQSFDLLFKVISTIRNLRAESVIKPGEKIKVILQTESQTEADLLKSTQTYIQDLAKVGELIITPTLTEDPGQVIAGVTGTVQVLIPLTGLVDVAALEAKLQKKLEKIEKEIKSLGGRLKNPGFVNKAPAEVIKTAENDLAEAQKQAEILRERLDRLK; this is encoded by the coding sequence ATGACCGCAACTGAAACCAACCTCTCTACTCAATACGATCCTAAGCAAACCGAAGCTAAATGGCAGCAATACTGGAGCTCAAAGCAAGTATTTAAAGCCGATCCTAACCATCCTGGCGAACCTTATTGCATTGTAATTCCCCCGCCAAACGTTACGGGAAGTTTACATATGGGACACGCTTTTGAAAGTGCGTTGATTGATACTTTGATTAGATATCATCGTTTAATTGGGCGCAATACCTTGTGGCTACCAGGGACAGATCACGCTAGTATTGCCGTCAGTACAATCATTGATAAGCAAATTAAAGCCGAAGGTAAAACCCGTCAGGAAATTGGTAGGGAAGAGTATTTAAAACAGGCTTGGGCGTGGAAAGAAGAGTCTGGCAATACTATTGTTAATCAGTTAAAGAGTCTGGGGGTATCAGCAGACTGGACGAGGGAAAGATTTACGATGGATGAGGGGTTGTCACAAGCAGTGAAGACAGCCTTTATTAAGCTTTATGAGGAAGGGTTAATCTACCGTGGTAATTATTTGGTTAATTGGTGTCCTGAGTCGCTATCGGCTGTATCGGACTTAGAAGCAGAAAACCAAGAGGTAGATGGGCATCTGTGGCATTTCCGTTATCCTTTGAGTGATGGTAGTGGTTATTTGGAAGTGGCAACGACTCGCCCTGAGACGATGTTGGGGGATACTGGAGTGGCGGTTAACCCCAAAGATGAAAGATATAAGCAATATATTGGTAAAACCTTGAAGCTACCTATAGTTGGTAGGGAAATTCCAATTATTGGGGATGAATTTGTCGAGCCTGAATTTGGCACAGGGTGTGTAAAAGTGACACCAGCCCACGATCCTAATGATTTTGAGATGGGTAAACGCCATAACCTGCCGATGATTAATATTATGAATAAGGATGGCAGCCTCAATGAGAATGCAGGGGAGTTTCAGGGACAAGATCGCTTTGTGGCGCGTGAGAATGTAGTAAAAAAACTGGAAGAATTGGGCAATTTAGTTAAAGTTGAAGCTTATCGTCATAGTGTTCCCTTCAGCGATCGCGGTAAAGTACCTGTAGAACCTTTATTATCTACCCAATGGTTTGTCAAAATTGAACCGTTAGCGAGTAAAGCTTTATCTTGTTTGGATGAGGATAATTCCCCTAATTATGTTCCCCAAAGATGGAAGAAAGTATATCGTGATTGGTTGGTTAAGTTAAAAGACTGGTGTATCTCTCGTCAATTATGGTGGGGACACCAGATACCAGCTTGGTATGTCATTTCCGAAACGGGGGGCGAGATTAATGATCATACTCCGTTTATTGTCGCATATGATGAAGCTCAAGCCAAGGAAAAAGCGATCGCGCAATATGGCAATGATATTCAATTGGAACAAGATCCCGATGTATTGGATACTTGGTTTTCTTCTGGTTTATGGCCCTTTTCGACTATGGGATGGCCTGAAGCTACTGCGGATCTAGATAAATATTATCCCACCACAACCCTAGTTACAGGTTTTGATATCATCTTTTTCTGGGTTGCTCGTATGACCATGATGGCAGGACATTTTACTGATAAGATGCCCTTTGCAGATGTTTATATTCACGGGCTAGTATTAGATGAAAATGGGCAAAAAATGTCCAAGTCGAAAAATAACGGTATCGATCCTCTATTAATGATCGATAAATATGGTGCAGATGCCCTACGTTATACCCTAATTACTAAAGTTGTGGGTGCAGGACAAAATATTAGCTTTGATTATGATCGTAAATTACAAGAATCAGCATCAGTAGAAGCTTCCCGTAACTTCGCTAATAAACTGTGGAATGCTTCACGGTTTGTAATGATGAATCTTAAGGGTAAAACTCCCCAAGAATTAGGTAAACCAGAAACCAATCTAGAATTAGTAGATCAATGGTTGCGATCGCGTTATTATCAAACCGTAAAACAAACTCGAACTAATATTGAGGTATATGGTTTAGGGGAAGCTGCCAAAGGTTTATACGAATTTATCTGGAATGATTTTTGTGACTGGTACATCGAATTAGTAAAAACCCGTCTGTGGCAAGATGAAACTTCAACCTCTCGCCAAGTTGCACAGCAAACATTAGGCTATGTTTTAGAAGGTATTCTTACACTACTTCATCCCTTTATGCCCCATATTACCGAAGAAATTTGGCAAACTTTAACTAAAGCAGAAGGAAAACAAACTCTCGCCCTGCAAACCTATCCCGAAGTTGTAGAAGAGTTTATTAATCCTCAATTAGAACAAAGTTTTGATTTACTGTTTAAGGTCATTAGTACTATTCGTAACCTGCGCGCCGAGTCGGTAATTAAACCAGGAGAGAAAATTAAAGTAATACTGCAAACCGAAAGCCAAACAGAAGCCGATCTTTTAAAATCCACACAAACCTATATCCAAGATCTGGCAAAAGTAGGGGAATTAATTATTACTCCCACCCTAACAGAAGATCCAGGACAGGTAATTGCAGGAGTTACAGGAACAGTACAAGTTTTGATTCCTTTAACTGGTTTAGTTGACGTGGCTGCATTAGAAGCTAAACTACAAAAGAAATTAGAAAAAATTGAAAAAGAGATTAAATCTTTGGGTGGAAGATTAAAAAATCCTGGTTTTGTAAACAAAGCACCAGCAGAAGTTATCAAAACAGCAGAAAATGACTTAGCAGAAGCTCAAAAACAAGCAGAAATATTACGGGAGCGTTTAGATCGTTTAAAGTAG
- a CDS encoding RND family efflux transporter MFP subunit — protein MKLAVNRNSKHYPVAVTGLVALCLTLIGFTSYRIIQNSKPKIDLNALTVPVKAEDLNVEIEASGRIEPIKSVNVSPKEPGRLVKLLVEQGDRVKVGQTLAIMENTELANQTSQAQADLKQTQASFGEGRAKVNAEIAQAEARLRQAEARLAQAQSRIPTDIEQTKAQIKSAESQLKLAQERVKRNQYLLQQGGIAQDTFDEVNNSYQNAQSSISELRQKLAQLQSTGGSEIAQIQAEINEAKIALQQRQATAGDEVAALEASLEKASASLEQSQIQYADSIVKAPFDGIVTQRYAVEGAYVAPSTSGSSTASASANSILALAQGLEVVAEVPELDVGQLKPGQKAKIIADAYPDKEFMGEIKRIAPEAVVKENVTSFEVRVNLLTGQDVLRSKMNADLTFLGQELNDSLVVPTVAIFTENGEQGVMIPGENNQPEFKPVKVGLYLGDKTQILEGVEADQRVFIDLPESKKKGKKDEDN, from the coding sequence ATGAAACTAGCGGTAAATCGTAATTCCAAACATTATCCAGTTGCAGTTACAGGATTAGTAGCACTTTGCTTAACATTAATTGGGTTTACTAGTTATAGAATTATTCAAAACTCCAAACCCAAAATAGACCTAAATGCTTTAACTGTACCTGTAAAAGCAGAAGATTTAAATGTCGAAATCGAAGCTAGTGGCAGAATTGAACCTATAAAAAGCGTTAATGTTAGTCCTAAAGAACCTGGTAGACTAGTTAAACTATTAGTAGAACAAGGCGATCGCGTTAAAGTAGGTCAAACTTTAGCAATTATGGAAAATACCGAACTTGCTAACCAAACCTCTCAGGCGCAAGCAGACTTAAAACAAACTCAGGCGAGTTTTGGGGAAGGAAGAGCCAAAGTGAATGCCGAAATTGCTCAAGCAGAGGCTAGATTAAGACAAGCAGAAGCAAGATTAGCCCAAGCTCAGAGTAGAATTCCCACAGATATCGAACAAACAAAAGCACAAATTAAATCCGCCGAATCTCAATTAAAGCTAGCACAAGAGCGAGTAAAACGTAACCAATATCTCTTACAACAAGGAGGTATAGCTCAGGATACCTTTGATGAAGTAAACAACAGTTATCAAAATGCTCAGTCTAGTATAAGCGAATTACGTCAGAAACTAGCACAGTTACAAAGTACTGGTGGTTCAGAAATAGCTCAAATCCAAGCAGAAATCAATGAGGCTAAAATTGCCCTACAGCAAAGACAAGCAACCGCAGGGGATGAAGTAGCAGCCTTAGAAGCCTCCCTAGAAAAAGCTTCCGCCTCTTTAGAACAGTCCCAAATACAATATGCAGATAGTATTGTTAAAGCACCTTTTGATGGCATTGTTACCCAAAGATACGCTGTAGAAGGCGCATATGTTGCTCCTAGTACTTCAGGCTCTAGCACCGCCTCAGCTTCTGCCAACTCTATTTTAGCCTTAGCTCAAGGATTAGAAGTAGTTGCCGAAGTTCCAGAATTAGATGTTGGTCAATTAAAACCAGGACAAAAAGCTAAAATTATAGCTGATGCTTATCCCGATAAAGAGTTTATGGGGGAGATCAAACGTATTGCCCCTGAAGCAGTAGTTAAGGAAAATGTTACCTCCTTTGAAGTTAGGGTTAACTTACTTACAGGACAAGATGTTTTACGTTCTAAAATGAATGCAGATCTAACTTTTTTAGGTCAGGAATTAAATGATAGTTTAGTTGTACCTACTGTAGCCATCTTTACAGAAAATGGTGAACAGGGAGTTATGATACCTGGGGAAAATAATCAGCCAGAATTTAAACCAGTGAAAGTAGGATTATATTTAGGTGATAAAACCCAAATTCTTGAGGGAGTGGAAGCTGATCAAAGAGTATTTATTGATCTTCCTGAAAGTAAAAAGAAAGGTAAAAAAGACGAAGATAATTAA